In Mucinivorans hirudinis, the DNA window CAAATGCCAAAGCGCAAAGATTCACCCCTCCCACGATTACGGGTGTCGATGTGTTGGCGGGACCAATCACTTCGACAGGAACAAATATCGAAATCGTAAATGGTAACCGTAAGGATTACAGCACAGTAACATACACATACACAGTGCAGGCATTGGACGATGCCAAGAAGATTGCAATTGGCGCATCTTCCGTTACCACCGAGGATGGCAAAAATTACTCGACAAAAGCATCTCAAATAGATGTCCTTGCGGCGCAAAATCAGGGCAACGCACAACAACGCCGCCAATCTGGCACGGTGGACAAGGATGCCGTTCAGTTGAGAATGAGCGTCAATAAAAGTTCGGTGTACAAGGGTGAGGCAGTGGTTGCCACACTCAGATTATATACTCAGGTGGGAATATCGGGGTTCGAGAGTGTTAAGATGCCGGCATTTAACGGCTTCTGGAAACAAGAACTTACGATGGATAATCAGCGTCCTACGCGAGAAAATTTGGATGGGAAACTGTATGAGAGTCAGGTTGTTTCACAATGGTTGATATACCCGCAGCGAACCGGCACGTTGGAAATTGAGCAGACCGATGTTACGGCTCTTGTTCAGGTTGTTACACAGGCAAGTGGTTCGTCGATGTTCGATATGTTTTTCGATAGCGGACGGGTGGAGACCGTAAAACGCAAACTCACAACTGCTCCCGTGAAGATAACGGTAAAGGATTTGCCTGCTCCTCAGCCTCTTGGCTTCTCGGGCGCAGTGGGTAAATTTACGATGAGCGCTTCGATTACAACGAATGAAATCAGTGCCAACTCTGGCGGTTCTATCAATGTAGAGTTGAAGGGTGTGGGTGATTTTCCGTTGATTGACAATCCTGTAATAGAGTTCCCCAACGGTTTTGAAAAATATGAAATAAAACAGAGTGAGCAGATTACAAACTCAGCAGGCGGCACAAGCGGCACGCGTAAATGGGAGTTTCCATTCATTGCTCGCGCCGAGGGTGACTACACAATTCCTGCCGTAGAATTTGTCTATTTCGACCCCTCAACGGGTAAGTACAACACGATAAAGAGTGATGAATTCTCAGTAAAAGTTCTCAGAGATAACAGTGCCGGAGCAAACTCGGCAGCAATAGTTTCGGGAGTCACCAAAGAGGATTTAAAGATGCTCGGGGAGGATGTCCGCTTTATCTACACAGGTAAGCCCAACTTCACGAAAAAGGATAATTTCTTCTTGTGGTCGGTGACTTTCTTTATTGCATTTGCATTGATAATCTTGGTGTTCTTCGGAATGTTGGTTCTACTTAAACAGCAAATTAAAAACCGTTCGGACGTTGCCCGAACTAAGACCAAGAAGGCAAATAGCACTGCAATTCGCCGTCTGAAAAAGGCAAAATCCTATATGACAGTCGGCGCGAACGAAAAATTCTTTGAGGAGATGTTACGCGCACTATGGGGCTATATGGGTGATAAACTGACAATTCAGGTGTCGGATTTGAGCAAGGAGCGTCTTCGTGACGAGTTTGAGCGACGTGGGGTCAATGGCGAACAGGGCGAAGAGTTTTTGAGCCTTATCGGCGAGTGCGAGTTGGCACAATACTCACCCGCTGGCTCAGTCGATATGAGCAAAGTGTACGAAGAGGCATTGGATTTGATTGGAAAATTAGAAATCAGAAAATCGTGAATCGCGGCAAAATCAAAATAGACCCGCTTATCCCAAATGTTCAATAACTCCAACAAACAATGAAAAAATTACTATATATCACAATCGCAGTTTTCGCTTTCGTTTCGCTCAACGCTCAACAGAATACGGAGCGTTGGGAGCGTGCAAACAAGGCTTATATGGAAGATGAATTTACGCAGGCAATTCTACTCTACGAGGAGATTTTGTCCACGGACGAACATTCGGCGGAGCTATATTATAACCTTGGTAACGCCTATTTCAAGACGAACAATCTGGGCAAAGCTATTCTAAACTATAATCGCGCACTGCGCCTGAACCCATCGAACGAAGATTTTGCACATAACTTAGCTATCTCTCAAGCACGCACTATCGACAAGATAGAGCCCGTGCCACAGTTTTTCATCAAACAGTGGTTCATATACTTGGGGCGCATAACAGGGACGGATGGCTGGGCAATGTTGAGCATTATTTTCCTTACAATTACTCTCTCATCTGTAGTGCTATGGTTGATTTCCAATAGATTATCACTCCGCAAATTCGGTTTTTACACCGCCCTTATCGGCGCAGTTGCCACAATCGGCTCACTCATATACGCACAGGTCAATTATTCGCGTCAAACATCATATAATGAAGCTATTGTAATGAATT includes these proteins:
- a CDS encoding BatD (Bacteroides aerotolerance operon), which produces MKKIALYFILIFAVAVAHAQVSFELRAPNAVAQGERFRIEFVLTNAKAQRFTPPTITGVDVLAGPITSTGTNIEIVNGNRKDYSTVTYTYTVQALDDAKKIAIGASSVTTEDGKNYSTKASQIDVLAAQNQGNAQQRRQSGTVDKDAVQLRMSVNKSSVYKGEAVVATLRLYTQVGISGFESVKMPAFNGFWKQELTMDNQRPTRENLDGKLYESQVVSQWLIYPQRTGTLEIEQTDVTALVQVVTQASGSSMFDMFFDSGRVETVKRKLTTAPVKITVKDLPAPQPLGFSGAVGKFTMSASITTNEISANSGGSINVELKGVGDFPLIDNPVIEFPNGFEKYEIKQSEQITNSAGGTSGTRKWEFPFIARAEGDYTIPAVEFVYFDPSTGKYNTIKSDEFSVKVLRDNSAGANSAAIVSGVTKEDLKMLGEDVRFIYTGKPNFTKKDNFFLWSVTFFIAFALIILVFFGMLVLLKQQIKNRSDVARTKTKKANSTAIRRLKKAKSYMTVGANEKFFEEMLRALWGYMGDKLTIQVSDLSKERLRDEFERRGVNGEQGEEFLSLIGECELAQYSPAGSVDMSKVYEEALDLIGKLEIRKS
- a CDS encoding BatE (Bacteroides aerotolerance operon), coding for MKKLLYITIAVFAFVSLNAQQNTERWERANKAYMEDEFTQAILLYEEILSTDEHSAELYYNLGNAYFKTNNLGKAILNYNRALRLNPSNEDFAHNLAISQARTIDKIEPVPQFFIKQWFIYLGRITGTDGWAMLSIIFLTITLSSVVLWLISNRLSLRKFGFYTALIGAVATIGSLIYAQVNYSRQTSYNEAIVMNSAAPVKSSPSVSGKDLFLLHEGTKLRKLQSIDHWSEIQLEDGNKGWIMSTAIEQI